In the genome of Crassostrea angulata isolate pt1a10 chromosome 6, ASM2561291v2, whole genome shotgun sequence, the window GTTGTCAAGAAGAGACTTCTTGACAGATCCATTTTCTACGTTTATAGCGTCAATTCCAAGACTTTCTGTTGAGCCAACGAAATTTGTGCCACGATTTGATCTAAACTCTTTAACGCTTCCACGTATAGCAACAAATCTCCTAAGTGCATTAATGAAGGATGAGGAACTCATCTCTTCGATGACTTCAATGTGAACAGCTCGCGATGAGAGACATGAAAACATTACAGCCCAGCGTTTTGCATGAGCCAGTCCTCCTCTAGTTCGACGTGCAAGAACTTCCCAAGTTGCGAAGGTATCCACTCCTACACTTGAGAATGGAGGTCCTGGTGTTAATCAATCTTCAGGTAAGTCAGCCATGAATTGATGTTCTGGTTTTCTCCTCATCTTTCTGCGAGTCACACAGCTATATATCACCGAGGACACGATACGCTTGGCTCCTGTTATCCAATATCCAGCAGATCTAATTGAACCTTCTGTGAAGTGGCGTCCTTGATGTTTGGTCAGCTGATGGTAATGGCGCACCAACAGAGTAGCTATGTGTTGTTTGTCAGGAATAATGACAGGATTTTTCTCGGTGACTTCGAACTCTGATTTCATCAATCGGCCTCTTACATGCAAAATACCATCATGGTCTAAAACTGGATTCAGCTTTACAAGTGAACTCTTCTTATTGAGAGCTCGGTTTTCTCTGATACTTCTGATCTCTTCTCGAAAAGCTTCACCCTGGACCGCTCGAATGATGTGTTTTTCTCTTTCAAGATATAGGTCAACATCTTTCGCTTTGTTGCAGATATGCCATCCTCTACATGGTATTGTTCCACTCCAACATCTTGCAACATGTTTCAAGCGTGCAATGCCTGAAACTAAACTTCCCCAGGTTGAGTATTTGGTAAACCTTTCAGTTCCAATGGAAGGTTCTTTAATGTGCAATGTTTTAACTATTAGCGTAGGTCGAATCTCTCTGTCATTCTCTGAGTCTACGAGGTCATACTCTTGTGGCATCTGTTCGTCATTATCAGATATATCTGTTTTGCCTTGGTCTTTACTTTCAAGGAACCATCGTTTCGGACCACAAAGCCATGGgctgtttttcttattttcaactGCGATTGGTCTAGTTGCTTGATCTGCAGGATTATGTTCTGAAGGAACATAGCTCCATTGCTCTGGTGAGGAGACTTTATGAATCTGCTGTACTCTGTTGCTGACGTAAGTATAGAAACGTTTGGTTCTGTTGTAGATGTAACCAAGGACAACTTTACTGTCTGTATGATAATGAATGTCTGTAGGGTCAATATCCAATTGATCGTGAATGATCTGAGAGATCTCAACACCAAGCACTGCAGCACATAACTCCAAACGAGGGATGGTGACTGCCTTCTTAGGTGCAACTTTTCCTTTCCCTACTATGAGTCCTTGGTGAAAGTTACCATCTTGATCCTCTGCTCTTAAAATGGCAACTGCAGCAATGGCTTCCTCGGACGCATCATTAAACACATGGACGTGTTTCTGAAGGAGCTTTTCGGTAGGTACGGAAAGGTAAGTACGAGGAATTTCCAGGTTTTCTAGATACCATAGTTGTTGTTTCCACTGCTCCCTTTCTCCTTGGTATTGTTCAGGTAAATGTTGATCCCAGTCTGTAGACTCTTCAATAAATTTTCTAAGCAGTAACTTCCCTCTGATGAGAATTGGTGCAACAAATCCCAAGGGGTCATAGAAGCTATTCAGACAAGAAAGGACTCCACGGCGTGTATACGGTTTCTTGTCTAAGGAGAGTCTGAAGGTAAATGCATCAGATCGTAAATTCCAGCTTATTCCTAAGCTGCGTTGTATGGGAAGAATATCCTTCGATAGATCGAGAGACATCAAGTCCTTTGCTAGGTCATCAGTAGGAAAATATTTCATGACATTACTGCTGTTGGATACAAATTTGTAAAGTCTAAGTCCTCCTTCTTGCAACAAGGTTTGTTGAGTTCTCTTCATCAGGCTAACGATCTCTTGTGTGGATGGCAACGAAATCAACCCATCATCAACGTAAAAGTTGCGATTTACAAAACTTCGGACATCACTTCCATAGGTTGATTCAGCATTCTCTGCAGTCCTCCTTAGCCCA includes:
- the LOC128186628 gene encoding uncharacterized protein LOC128186628, with translation MDKECCRDNSGQWVAPLPFREPRCKFPDNRQQALRRAIILDANLRKNPVKCGHAVTFMKRILDAEHAELAPPLKKDEEFWFLPIFSVYHPKKPDQVRMVFDSSAQCNGVSLNNVLLSGPDLTNSLLGVLLRFRLDNIGVMADIQQMCHCFKVREDHRNYLRFFWYLDNDPQKKLVEYRMCVHVFGNSPSPAIATYGLRRTAENAESTYGSDVRSFVNRNFYVDDGLISLPSTQEIVSLMKRTQQTLLQEGGLRLYKFVSNSSNVMKYFPTDDLAKDLMSLDLSKDILPIQRSLGISWNLRSDAFTFRLSLDKKPYTRRGVLSCLNSFYDPLGFVAPILIRGKLLLRKFIEESTDWDQHLPEQYQGEREQWKQQLWYLENLEIPRTYLSVPTEKLLQKHVHVFNDASEEAIAAVAILRAEDQDGNFHQGLIVGKGKVAPKKAVTIPRLELCAAVLGVEISQIIHDQLDIDPTDIHYHTDSKVVLGYIYNRTKRFYTYVSNRVQQIHKVSSPEQWSYVPSEHNPADQATRPIAVENKKNSPWLCGPKRWFLESKDQGKTDISDNDEQMPQEYDLVDSENDREIRPTLIVKTLHIKEPSIGTERFTKYSTWGSLVSGIARLKHVARCWSGTIPCRGWHICNKAKDVDLYLEREKHIIRAVQGEAFREEIRSIRENRALNKKSSLVKLNPVLDHDGILHVRGRLMKSEFEVTEKNPVIIPDKQHIATLLVRHYHQLTKHQGRHFTEGSIRSAGYWITGAKRIVSSVIYSCVTRRKMRRKPEHQFMADLPED